TTAAAATATTTTTCTAAGTTCTCTAAAAGGGGGAGTGGTTCCTCATTCCCCATAATTCTCGAAATTGCGGTTTGTTTCCCAAGACTTCTCAATTCTTTTTTATAAATTTCAATTGTGTCCCCCAATCTAAGTCTTTTGTAAATTGAGTAGGGTATTTTTTCTGTGGATTCAAATAATGAACCATCACTCAGTCCAAAATTATAATGGCATTGGTAGGCTATTGGGAATTGGTTTTTGATACGGGATAACTCTTGAACCCTCGCAAAACTTCTGTTTTTCTCATCAATTAGCGAAGAAGATTCTTCTCGAAGGGAATTGTTCTCGAAATAAACTAACGAGTATAATATAGAAACAGCAAAAAAAGAAATGAAAACCGAGTTGGAGATCCAAACGGAAATTCGGGGAGACATCTAGGACTTAGATGGCTCCTCAAAAGACTTCAATGCATCTTCTCTGTCAGAATAAAATTGGAAGGCATTCGATAATCCTAATAAATGGAACACTTGTAATATGGAACTAGTCACTCCAACAAGCGCCATTTCCTTGTTTCTTTTTTGAAGGTTCATTTTTACGTCTAGAATCATTCTGATTCCTAAACTCGAAATATAGCGCAATTCAGAAAAATCTAAAATCAAATGTTTTCGATCAGCACCAACCATCTCATCTAAGATTGTTTGTGTGATTCGATCCAAAGGACCTGATTCCATCCTTCCTTTGATTTGAACGATGACAGTTCCATTGATGCGCTTTTGTTCTATTTCATATGGTAAGTCTTGCATGGATTCCCCTCTCTTTAGTGGAACAAGTACAAATAATTTCTCTGGTGATAATCGAATCACCGCCTTTGCATATGGTGGAAACGGGTAATGCCTCTCGGTAAGAGAGTCCACAGCCAAACCGCCATTCATTTCGGAAATAACTTCCACTTGATCTAAAGCCCTAAAATCTGCCAAGGAAAACTCTGTTTCCTGAGATTTCACTCGTATTTCTCTAGAATAAACATGGAAAAAAGGCTCATGTTTGGAAAAGGGTGGGAATTTTTTCGGAAAACAGGAACTGATCCATCCTGTTGAGCCTGCCCCAGTATAAACGAGTAATCCGGAACATTTTTGCTCCTCTTTTTGATCCAGATACGAAATCCAAAACCTTGAAGTGAGATCAGGGCTGTTATTTCGTATGGAAAGTTCACAAACAGCTGGCACAGTTCTTAGTTTCGTTCCATTTGGATAAAGAATTTCCGTATCAAGTAGGGACCACGATTCTAATTTCGTATGTTTGAAATTTTGTCTGACAGCTTCTCCCAATTCTTCTGCAGTGAAACCAAGAAGTGCTCCCACTGAGGAATTTGGATCAGAATTACATCCAATTAAATGTGTATTCCCTACCAAATGCGCCACATAAGTGAAATGATTGTCTCCACCATGAGCGACTACTAAGTCATAATTGGCCCCACTATCTGGATCAAAATGTTCACGAAACACAAAGTCCGCCTTGGGGAATACATGGTTTTTGAGATACTCACGGGAACGAATTTGCCTTTCATGTGATTCAAACGTTCTTTGGAAAACATCTGGATTTTGTTTTGTGACTTCCTTATATGCCTGGATGGAACCATAAGTTTCCAAATCCAACTCGTATTTGGTACGTTTGAATACGACAACGATCTTCTTGTATTTGATGGAAGACATGAGTTTTGGAAGAAATTCCCATTTTCCTTAGGGAAATAAAGGTTTTTTTAAAAAAACTACGTTTTTCTTAGGAAATTCTAAGAAAAATTGTATCCAAAATCAATTTAATCTTGTACCAAAACAGGTAGTTTTGTAAATAATGTGTAACCGTTAAATGGTTTAGAGGAAAATCAAAGTATGGCAACAACTCCTACCCCAATGAAAAAGTCCGAAATGCTCAGCGAACTTGCTGAAACAACTGGTATGACCAAAAAAAATGTAGCAGCATTCTTGGACTCTTTTGTTGAACTCGCATACAAAGAAACAAAGAAGAATGGTGCATTCGTCATCCCAGGATTAGGAAAACTTGTTAAACGAAATCGTCCCAAAAGAAAAGGTAGAAACCCAGCAACTGGTGAAGCGATTGTCATCCCTGCAAAAACCGTTGTTAAATTTACTCTTTCTAAAACTTGCAAAGACGCAGTTGTTCCACCTAAAAAATAACAGTACTGTTTCTCCCAGGAGGATACCCACCTGGGAATTTTATGGATAAAAAACCATATCCATTCTTACCTTTTGAAGATTCTCTCGTAGGAGAGAAAATATTGTTTGTTTGGCAAGAGAGCCATCATTCTGAAAAAAATTTAAAAGAACATCTTTTAAAAGCTTTGGAATTGAAAGATGACCAATTGGTTTTT
This Leptospira biflexa serovar Patoc strain 'Patoc 1 (Paris)' DNA region includes the following protein-coding sequences:
- a CDS encoding STAS domain-containing protein; translated protein: MSSIKYKKIVVVFKRTKYELDLETYGSIQAYKEVTKQNPDVFQRTFESHERQIRSREYLKNHVFPKADFVFREHFDPDSGANYDLVVAHGGDNHFTYVAHLVGNTHLIGCNSDPNSSVGALLGFTAEELGEAVRQNFKHTKLESWSLLDTEILYPNGTKLRTVPAVCELSIRNNSPDLTSRFWISYLDQKEEQKCSGLLVYTGAGSTGWISSCFPKKFPPFSKHEPFFHVYSREIRVKSQETEFSLADFRALDQVEVISEMNGGLAVDSLTERHYPFPPYAKAVIRLSPEKLFVLVPLKRGESMQDLPYEIEQKRINGTVIVQIKGRMESGPLDRITQTILDEMVGADRKHLILDFSELRYISSLGIRMILDVKMNLQKRNKEMALVGVTSSILQVFHLLGLSNAFQFYSDREDALKSFEEPSKS
- a CDS encoding HU family DNA-binding protein, which produces MATTPTPMKKSEMLSELAETTGMTKKNVAAFLDSFVELAYKETKKNGAFVIPGLGKLVKRNRPKRKGRNPATGEAIVIPAKTVVKFTLSKTCKDAVVPPKK